In Camelina sativa cultivar DH55 chromosome 16, Cs, whole genome shotgun sequence, a single window of DNA contains:
- the LOC104752037 gene encoding uncharacterized protein LOC104752037 encodes MVEMMMRRQASKFPVKREIVEDSLEDEHAPLYKRTKLWSNRTGVSKFNLLEEPSPLGLSLRKSPSFLELIQMRLSQSGDDTTSETSRVKKESFGFGVGTVEKLKASNFHATVLRIGQWEYKAMHDGDLVAKCYFAKHKLVWEVLEQGLKSKIEIQWSDIMSLKANLPDDEPGTLSIVLARRPLFFREINPLPRKHTTWLPTSDFTDGHASMNRKHFLQCPPGILDKHFEKLVQCDHRLFCLSRQPEINLASPFFDSRTSIFEDPSMSGSYNMASPVGAQSSSEHVSLSHDALSPSSVMDAHAIEGVGVSVDSRNKNGWSQIKVPGLPQSISMSDLLTLYQGCENNQEFEEMKQLLLSDTLPDTSDEKSVMSKVNSFCNLLQSAANSQLNIETTDTDKEIGVDRNRHMTEGGKRVVDLASSSKPLQGMSRKDSFSDLSGHLPRIASLTKFLSNISEED; translated from the exons ATGGTTGAAATGATGATGAGACGCCAAGCTTCGAAGTTTCCTGTTAAGCGAGAGATCGTTGAAGATTCTCTTGAAGATGAACATGCTCCTCTCTACAAACGAACTAAG CTATGGAGCAATAGAACAGGGGTATCTAAGTTTAACTTACTTGAGGAGCCAAGTCCTTTGGGGTTGAGTTTAAGAAAGAGCCCTTCTTTTCTAGAACTGATTCAGATGAGGCTTTCTCAAAGTGGTGACGACACAACGTCGGAAACTAGTCGTGTTAAGAAAgagagttttggttttggtgttggAACCGTTGAGAAGCTTAAAGCTTCTAATTTTCATGCTACGGTTCTTAGGATTGGTCAATGGGAG taTAAGGCAATGCATGATGGTGATTTGGTGGCGAAATGCTACTTTGCAAAACACAAACTTGTATGGGAAGTATTGGAACAAGGTCTTAAGAGCAAGATTGAGATTCAGTGGTCTGATATTATGTCTCTGAAGGCTAATTTGCCTGACGATGAACCTGGAACGCTGTCCATCGTG CTGGCTAGGCGGCCGTTGTTTTTCAGGGAAATTAATCCGCTGCCTAGAAAGCATACTACGTGGCTGCCGACGTCAGATTTTACTGATGGTCATGCCAGCATGAACAG GAAACATTTTCTGCAGTGTCCCCCAGGGATATTGGACAAACATTTCGAGAAGCTTGTCCAATGTGATCATCGTCTGTTCTGTTTAAGTCGACAGCCAGAGATAAATTTGGCCTCACCGTTCTTTGATTCGCGGACATCTATATTTGAGGATCCCTCCATGTCTGGATCTTATAATATGGCATCTCCTGTTGGAGCTCAGTCATCATCAGAAcatgtttctctctctcatgATGCACTATCTCCTAGCTCAg tGATGGATGCTCATGCAATTGAAGGAGTTGGTGTGTCTGTTGATTCGAGAAACAAAAACGGTTGGAGTCAGATAAAAGTGCCTGGCCTACCCCAATCTATCTCGATGAGCGATCTCCTTACACTATATCAAGGTTGTGAGAACAACCAAGAGTTTGAGGAAATGAAACAGTTGCTGCTAAGTGACACCTTACCCGACACATCAGATGAGAAGTCTGTCATGTCAAAGGTCAATTCTTTCTGCAACCTCTTGCAATCTGCTGCAAACTCGCAGCTCAATATCGAAACTACTGATACCGATAAAGAGATTGGGGTCGATAGAAACAGACACATGACTGAAGGAGGCAAAAGAGTTGTTGATCTTGCTTCAAGCAGCAAGCCATTACAGGGTATGTCAAGGAAAGACTCATTCAGTGATTTGTCGGGACACCTTCCCCGGATCGCATCCCTCACAAAGTTCTTGTCCAATATTTCAGAAGAAGATTAG
- the LOC104752040 gene encoding DNA-directed RNA polymerase 3, chloroplastic isoform X2 codes for MASAAAASPSLSLHQTSHFQHQTALFTWLKPPSSYALFRRKTLPFFGRHSLPISASSSSSSSSSSSTSLSVHEKPISNSVHFHGNLIESFENQDSSYAGTIKGASLVEELENPVERNGLSGRRRLFMQDPPWISALFLKGLSKMVDQTVKIEHKDIDKRKFDSLRRRQVKEETEAWEKMVDEYRDLEKEMCEKNLAPNLPYVKHMFLGWFQPLKDVIEREQKLQKNKSKKVRAAYAPHIELLPADKMAVIVMHKMMGLVMSGHEDGCIQVVQAAVSIGIAIEQEVRIHNFLKKTRKNNAGDSQEELKEKQLLRKRVNSLIRRKRIIDALKVVKSEGTKPWGRATQAKLGSRLLELLIETAYVQPPLTQSGDSIPEFRPAFRHTFKTVTKYPGSKLVRRYGVIECDSLLLAGLDKSAKHMLIPYVPMLVPPKRWKGYDKGGYLFLPSYIMRTHGSKKQQDALRDISYKTAHRVFEALDTLGNTKWRVNRKILDVVERLWADGGNIAGLVNREDVPIPEKPSSEDPDEIQAWKWSVRKANKINRERHSLRCDVELKLSVARKMKDEEGFYYPHNLDFRGRAYPMHPHLNHLSSDLCRGTLEFAEGRPLGKSGLHWLKIHLANLYAGGVEKLSHDARLAFVENHLDDIMDSAENTIHGKRWWLKAEDPFQCLAACVILTQALKSPSPYSVISHLPIHQDGSCNGLQHYAALGRDSFEAAAVNLVAGDKPADVYSEISRRVHEIMKKDSSKDPESNPTAALAKILITQVDRKLVKQTVMTSVYGVTYVGAREQIKRRLEEKGVITDERMLFAAACYSAKVTLAALGEIFEAARAIMSWLGDCAKIIASDNHPVRWITPLGLPVVQPYCRSERHLTTMVADKNISSGFGSSARG; via the exons ATGGCTTCCGCTGCGGCggcttctccttctctctcctTA CACCAAACCTCTCATTTCCAACACCAAACTGCCCTCTTCACCTGGCTTAAACCTCCTTCCTCCTACGCCCTCTTCCGCCGCAAAACCCTTCCTTTCTTCGGACGCCACTCACTTCCgatttcagcttcttcttcttcttcttcttcttcctcctcttctacTTCTCTCTCTGTTCACGAGAAACCCATTTCGAATTCCGTCCATTTCCACGGCAATCTCATCGAGAGCTTCGAGAATCAGGACTCCTCATACGCCGGAACCATTAAAGGAGCAAGCTTGGTTGAGGAGCTTGAGAATCCGGTAGAAAGGAATGGGCTTTCTGGTCGGAGGAGGCTGTTTATGCAAGACCCACCATGGATCTCTGCTTTGTTTCTCAAGGGTTTGAGTAAAATGGTTGATCAGACTGTTAAAATCGAGCACAAAGACATCGATAAGAGGAAGTTTGATTCCTTGAGGAGACGTCAAGTGAAGGAAGAGACtgaagcttgggagaagatGGTTGATGAGTACAGAGatttggagaaggagatgtgTGAGAAGAACCTAGCTCCCAATTTGCCTTATGTGAAACATATGTTCTTAGGGTGGTTTCAGCCTTTAAAAGATGTGATTGAGAGAGAGCAGAAGCTGCAGAAGAACAAGAGCAAGAAGGTTAGAGCAGCTTATGCGCCTCATATTGAGCTTTTGCCTGCTGATAAAATGGCGGTTATTGTGATGCATAAGATGATGGGTTTGGTTATGTCCGGACATGAAGATGGGTGTATCCAAGTTGTTCAAGCTGCTGTTAGTATTGGCATAGCTATTGAGCAGGAG GTGAGGATTCACAATTTCTTGAAGAAAACTCGGAAGAACAATGCAGGGGACTCACAAGAggaattgaaagaaaaacaattgctTAGGAAACGTGTAAATAGTTTGATTCGAAGGAAAAGGATTATTGATGCACTTAAAGTTGTGAAAAGTGAAGGTACCAAACCATGGGGGCGAGCTACACAAGCTAAG CTTGGAAGCCGTCTGCTAGAACTATTGATTGAAACAGCTTATGTACAACCTCCTCTTACCCAGTCAGGAGACTCTATACCCGAGTTTCGACCTGCATTCAGACACACGTTTAAAACCGTGACCAAATATCCAGG GTCAAAGCTGGTGAGGAGATATGGAGTTATTGAATGTGACTCGCTTCTCCTTGCAGGACTGGATAAGTCT GCTAAGCATATGCTTATTCCTTATGTTCCGATGTTAGTGCCACCAAAGAGATGGAAAGG ATATGACAAGGGTGGTTACTTGTTTTTACCTTCCTATATCATGCGTACTCATGGATCCAAAAAGCAGCAAGATGCACTTAGAGATATTAGTTACAAGACTGCTCATAGAGTATTTGAG GCATTGGATACACTTGGGAACACCAAGTGGAGGGTAAATAGGAAAATACTTGATGTGGTGGAAAGGCTCTGGGCTGATGGAGGCAACATCGCAGGCTTAGTTAATCGTGAAGAC gtTCCCATACCAGAGAAACCATCCTCTGAGGATCCAGATGAAATCCAAGCCTGGAAATGGAGTGTTCGAAAGGCCAACAAGATTAACAGAGAGAGGCATTCTCTAAGATGTGATGTTGAGCTCAAACTTTCT GTTGCTAGAAAAATGAAAGACGAGGAAGGATTCTACTACCCTCACAATCTTGACTTCAGGGGACGTGCATACCCAATGCATCCTCATCTGAATCATCTGAGTTCTGATCTTTGCCGTGGAACCCTGGAGTTTGCTGAAGGACGACCACTTGGAAAGTCAGGCTTGCATTGGCTGAAAATACATTTAGCAAACCTCTATGCAGGTGGTGTTGAAAAGCTCTCACATGATGCGCGTCTGGCTTTTGTGGAAAACCATTTGGATGATATAATGGATTCAGCTGAAAATACTATACATGGAAAACGATGGTGGTTAAAGGCTGAAGACCCGTTTCAGTGTTTAGCTGCATGTGTTATTCTGACACAAGCCTTGAAAAGCCCTTCACCTTATTCAGTAATTTCTCATTTGCCTATTCATCAG GATGGGTCGTGCAATGGTCTACAGCATTATGCAGCTTTAGGAAGAGATAGT TTTGAAGCTGCGGCAGTTAATCTAGTTGCAGGAGACAAACCAGCTGATGTCTATTCTGAGATTTCACGGAG AGTCCATGAAATAATGAAGAAGGACAGCAGTAAGGATCCTGAGTCAAACCCAACCGCCGCATTGGCAAAGATCCTTATCACTCAA GTCGACAGAAAGCTGGTAAAGCAGACGGTAATGACGTCAGTATATGGTGTCACCTATGTTGGAGCGcgtgaacaaataaaaagaagattagAAGAGAAAGGTGTTATCACTGACGAGAGAATGTTATTTGCTGCTGCTTGCTATTCTGCAAAA GTGACCCTAGCTGCTCTTGGAGAAATATTTGAAGCGGCACGTGCCATTATGAGTTGGCTTGGTGATTGTGCAAAG ATAATTGCATCCGATAATCATCCAGTGCGATGGATCACCCCTCTTGGGCTCCCTGTTGTGCAACCCTATTGCAGAAGTGAAAGACATCTG ACTACTATGGTTGCAGATAAGAACATCTCTTCAGGTTTTGGCTCTTCAGCGAGAGGGTAA
- the LOC104752038 gene encoding 40S ribosomal protein S11-3: MAEQTEKAFLKQPKVFLSSKKSGKGKRPGKGGNRFWKNIGLGFKTPREATEGAYIDKKCPFTGTVSIRGRILAGTCHSAKMQRTIIVRRNYLHFVKKYQRYEKRHSNIPAHVSPCFRVKEGDHVIIGQCRPLSKTVRFNVLKVIPAGSSAIGKKAFSGM, from the exons ATGGCGGAGCAG ACGGAGAAGGCGTTTTTGAAGCAACCAAAGGTCTTCTTGAG ctCGAAGAAATCTGGTAAAGGCAAGAGACCTGGTAAGGGAGGTAATCGTTTCTGGAAGAACATTGGTCTTGGTTTCAAGACTCCAAGAGAAGCTACTGAAG GTGCATACATTGACAAGAAATGTCCCTTTACTGGCACGGTTTCTATTAGAGGTCGTATCTTAGCAGGAACTTGTCACAGTGCGAAAATGCAGAGGACAATCATTGTCCGGAGGAACTATCTTCATTTTGTTAAGAAGTATCAGAG GTATGAGAAAAGACATTCGAACATTCCTGCTCATGTCTCACCGTGTTTCCGTGTCAAAGAAGGAGATCATGTGATCATTGGGCAATGCAG ACCATTGTCAAAGACGGTGAGGTTTAATGTCCTTAAGGTCATTCCAGCTGGGAGTTCTGCTATAGGGAAGAAAGCATTCAGTGGAATGTAG
- the LOC104752040 gene encoding DNA-directed RNA polymerase 3, chloroplastic isoform X3, producing MASAAAASPSLSLHQTSHFQHQTALFTWLKPPSSYALFRRKTLPFFGRHSLPISASSSSSSSSSSSTSLSVHEKPISNSVHFHGNLIESFENQDSSYAGTIKGASLVEELENPVERNGLSGRRRLFMQDPPWISALFLKGLSKMVDQTVKIEHKDIDKRKFDSLRRRQVKEETEAWEKMVDEYRDLEKEMCEKNLAPNLPYVKHMFLGWFQPLKDVIEREQKLQKNKSKKVRAAYAPHIELLPADKMAVIVMHKMMGLVMSGHEDGCIQVVQAAVSIGIAIEQEVRIHNFLKKTRKNNAGDSQEELKEKQLLRKRVNSLIRRKRIIDALKVVKSEGTKPWGRATQAKLGSRLLELLIETAYVQPPLTQSGDSIPEFRPAFRHTFKTVTKYPGSKLVRRYGVIECDSLLLAGLDKSAKHMLIPYVPMLVPPKRWKGYDKGGYLFLPSYIMRTHGSKKQQDALRDISYKTAHRVFEALDTLGNTKWRVNRKILDVVERLWADGGNIAGLVNREDVPIPEKPSSEDPDEIQAWKWSVRKANKINRERHSLRCDVELKLSVARKMKDEEGFYYPHNLDFRGRAYPMHPHLNHLSSDLCRGTLEFAEGRPLGKSGLHWLKIHLANLYAGGVEKLSHDARLAFVENHLDDIMDSAENTIHGKRWWLKAEDPFQCLAACVILTQALKSPSPYSVISHLPIHQDGSCNGLQHYAALGRDSFEAAAVNLVAGDKPADVYSEISRRVHEIMKKDSSKDPESNPTAALAKILITQVDRKLVKQTVMTSVYGVTYVGAREQIKRRLEEKGVITDERMLFAAACYSAKVTLAALGEIFEAARAIMSWLGDCAKIIASDNHPVRWITPLGLPVVQPYCRSERHLIRTSLQVLALQREGNTVDVRKQRTAFPPNFVHSLDGTHMMMTAVACREAGLNFAGVHDSYWTHACDVDTMNRILREKFVELYNTPILEDLLQSFQDAYPNLVFPPVPKRGDFDLKEVLKSQYFFN from the exons ATGGCTTCCGCTGCGGCggcttctccttctctctcctTACACCAAACCTCTCATTTCCAACACCAAACTGCCCTCTTCACCTGGCTTAAACCTCCTTCCTCCTACGCCCTCTTCCGCCGCAAAACCCTTCCTTTCTTCGGACGCCACTCACTTCCgatttcagcttcttcttcttcttcttcttcttcctcctcttctacTTCTCTCTCTGTTCACGAGAAACCCATTTCGAATTCCGTCCATTTCCACGGCAATCTCATCGAGAGCTTCGAGAATCAGGACTCCTCATACGCCGGAACCATTAAAGGAGCAAGCTTGGTTGAGGAGCTTGAGAATCCGGTAGAAAGGAATGGGCTTTCTGGTCGGAGGAG GCTGTTTATGCAAGACCCACCATGGATCTCTGCTTTGTTTCTCAAGGGTTTGAGTAAAATGGTTGATCAGACTGTTAAAATCGAGCACAAAGACATCGATAAGAGGAAGTTTGATTCCTTGAGGAGACGTCAAGTGAAGGAAGAGACtgaagcttgggagaagatGGTTGATGAGTACAGAGatttggagaaggagatgtgTGAGAAGAACCTAGCTCCCAATTTGCCTTATGTGAAACATATGTTCTTAGGGTGGTTTCAGCCTTTAAAAGATGTGATTGAGAGAGAGCAGAAGCTGCAGAAGAACAAGAGCAAGAAGGTTAGAGCAGCTTATGCGCCTCATATTGAGCTTTTGCCTGCTGATAAAATGGCGGTTATTGTGATGCATAAGATGATGGGTTTGGTTATGTCCGGACATGAAGATGGGTGTATCCAAGTTGTTCAAGCTGCTGTTAGTATTGGCATAGCTATTGAGCAGGAG GTGAGGATTCACAATTTCTTGAAGAAAACTCGGAAGAACAATGCAGGGGACTCACAAGAggaattgaaagaaaaacaattgctTAGGAAACGTGTAAATAGTTTGATTCGAAGGAAAAGGATTATTGATGCACTTAAAGTTGTGAAAAGTGAAGGTACCAAACCATGGGGGCGAGCTACACAAGCTAAG CTTGGAAGCCGTCTGCTAGAACTATTGATTGAAACAGCTTATGTACAACCTCCTCTTACCCAGTCAGGAGACTCTATACCCGAGTTTCGACCTGCATTCAGACACACGTTTAAAACCGTGACCAAATATCCAGG GTCAAAGCTGGTGAGGAGATATGGAGTTATTGAATGTGACTCGCTTCTCCTTGCAGGACTGGATAAGTCT GCTAAGCATATGCTTATTCCTTATGTTCCGATGTTAGTGCCACCAAAGAGATGGAAAGG ATATGACAAGGGTGGTTACTTGTTTTTACCTTCCTATATCATGCGTACTCATGGATCCAAAAAGCAGCAAGATGCACTTAGAGATATTAGTTACAAGACTGCTCATAGAGTATTTGAG GCATTGGATACACTTGGGAACACCAAGTGGAGGGTAAATAGGAAAATACTTGATGTGGTGGAAAGGCTCTGGGCTGATGGAGGCAACATCGCAGGCTTAGTTAATCGTGAAGAC gtTCCCATACCAGAGAAACCATCCTCTGAGGATCCAGATGAAATCCAAGCCTGGAAATGGAGTGTTCGAAAGGCCAACAAGATTAACAGAGAGAGGCATTCTCTAAGATGTGATGTTGAGCTCAAACTTTCT GTTGCTAGAAAAATGAAAGACGAGGAAGGATTCTACTACCCTCACAATCTTGACTTCAGGGGACGTGCATACCCAATGCATCCTCATCTGAATCATCTGAGTTCTGATCTTTGCCGTGGAACCCTGGAGTTTGCTGAAGGACGACCACTTGGAAAGTCAGGCTTGCATTGGCTGAAAATACATTTAGCAAACCTCTATGCAGGTGGTGTTGAAAAGCTCTCACATGATGCGCGTCTGGCTTTTGTGGAAAACCATTTGGATGATATAATGGATTCAGCTGAAAATACTATACATGGAAAACGATGGTGGTTAAAGGCTGAAGACCCGTTTCAGTGTTTAGCTGCATGTGTTATTCTGACACAAGCCTTGAAAAGCCCTTCACCTTATTCAGTAATTTCTCATTTGCCTATTCATCAG GATGGGTCGTGCAATGGTCTACAGCATTATGCAGCTTTAGGAAGAGATAGT TTTGAAGCTGCGGCAGTTAATCTAGTTGCAGGAGACAAACCAGCTGATGTCTATTCTGAGATTTCACGGAG AGTCCATGAAATAATGAAGAAGGACAGCAGTAAGGATCCTGAGTCAAACCCAACCGCCGCATTGGCAAAGATCCTTATCACTCAA GTCGACAGAAAGCTGGTAAAGCAGACGGTAATGACGTCAGTATATGGTGTCACCTATGTTGGAGCGcgtgaacaaataaaaagaagattagAAGAGAAAGGTGTTATCACTGACGAGAGAATGTTATTTGCTGCTGCTTGCTATTCTGCAAAA GTGACCCTAGCTGCTCTTGGAGAAATATTTGAAGCGGCACGTGCCATTATGAGTTGGCTTGGTGATTGTGCAAAG ATAATTGCATCCGATAATCATCCAGTGCGATGGATCACCCCTCTTGGGCTCCCTGTTGTGCAACCCTATTGCAGAAGTGAAAGACATCTG ATAAGAACATCTCTTCAGGTTTTGGCTCTTCAGCGAGAGGGTAACACG GTGGATGTTAGGAAACAAAGAACTGCGTTTCCCCCAAATTTTGTGCACTCACTGGACGGCACACACATGATGATGACTGCTGTCGCATGTCGAGAGGCTGGCCTAAACTTTGCAG GTGTGCATGACTCCTACTGGACCCATGCGTGTGATGTTGACACAATGAACAGAATACTTAGGGAGAAATTTGTTGAGCTTTACAACACACCAATCCTTGAAGAT TTGCTCCAAAGTTTCCAAGATGCATACCCGAATCTCGTGTTTCCTCCAGTACCGAAGAGAGGGGATTTTGATTTAAAGGAAGTGCTCAAATCACAGTACTTCTTCAACTGA
- the LOC104752040 gene encoding DNA-directed RNA polymerase 3, chloroplastic isoform X1, which translates to MASAAAASPSLSLHQTSHFQHQTALFTWLKPPSSYALFRRKTLPFFGRHSLPISASSSSSSSSSSSTSLSVHEKPISNSVHFHGNLIESFENQDSSYAGTIKGASLVEELENPVERNGLSGRRRLFMQDPPWISALFLKGLSKMVDQTVKIEHKDIDKRKFDSLRRRQVKEETEAWEKMVDEYRDLEKEMCEKNLAPNLPYVKHMFLGWFQPLKDVIEREQKLQKNKSKKVRAAYAPHIELLPADKMAVIVMHKMMGLVMSGHEDGCIQVVQAAVSIGIAIEQEVRIHNFLKKTRKNNAGDSQEELKEKQLLRKRVNSLIRRKRIIDALKVVKSEGTKPWGRATQAKLGSRLLELLIETAYVQPPLTQSGDSIPEFRPAFRHTFKTVTKYPGSKLVRRYGVIECDSLLLAGLDKSAKHMLIPYVPMLVPPKRWKGYDKGGYLFLPSYIMRTHGSKKQQDALRDISYKTAHRVFEALDTLGNTKWRVNRKILDVVERLWADGGNIAGLVNREDVPIPEKPSSEDPDEIQAWKWSVRKANKINRERHSLRCDVELKLSVARKMKDEEGFYYPHNLDFRGRAYPMHPHLNHLSSDLCRGTLEFAEGRPLGKSGLHWLKIHLANLYAGGVEKLSHDARLAFVENHLDDIMDSAENTIHGKRWWLKAEDPFQCLAACVILTQALKSPSPYSVISHLPIHQDGSCNGLQHYAALGRDSFEAAAVNLVAGDKPADVYSEISRRVHEIMKKDSSKDPESNPTAALAKILITQVDRKLVKQTVMTSVYGVTYVGAREQIKRRLEEKGVITDERMLFAAACYSAKVTLAALGEIFEAARAIMSWLGDCAKIIASDNHPVRWITPLGLPVVQPYCRSERHLIRTSLQVLALQREGNTVDVRKQRTAFPPNFVHSLDGTHMMMTAVACREAGLNFAGVHDSYWTHACDVDTMNRILREKFVELYNTPILEDLLQSFQDAYPNLVFPPVPKRGDFDLKEVLKSQYFFN; encoded by the exons ATGGCTTCCGCTGCGGCggcttctccttctctctcctTA CACCAAACCTCTCATTTCCAACACCAAACTGCCCTCTTCACCTGGCTTAAACCTCCTTCCTCCTACGCCCTCTTCCGCCGCAAAACCCTTCCTTTCTTCGGACGCCACTCACTTCCgatttcagcttcttcttcttcttcttcttcttcctcctcttctacTTCTCTCTCTGTTCACGAGAAACCCATTTCGAATTCCGTCCATTTCCACGGCAATCTCATCGAGAGCTTCGAGAATCAGGACTCCTCATACGCCGGAACCATTAAAGGAGCAAGCTTGGTTGAGGAGCTTGAGAATCCGGTAGAAAGGAATGGGCTTTCTGGTCGGAGGAGGCTGTTTATGCAAGACCCACCATGGATCTCTGCTTTGTTTCTCAAGGGTTTGAGTAAAATGGTTGATCAGACTGTTAAAATCGAGCACAAAGACATCGATAAGAGGAAGTTTGATTCCTTGAGGAGACGTCAAGTGAAGGAAGAGACtgaagcttgggagaagatGGTTGATGAGTACAGAGatttggagaaggagatgtgTGAGAAGAACCTAGCTCCCAATTTGCCTTATGTGAAACATATGTTCTTAGGGTGGTTTCAGCCTTTAAAAGATGTGATTGAGAGAGAGCAGAAGCTGCAGAAGAACAAGAGCAAGAAGGTTAGAGCAGCTTATGCGCCTCATATTGAGCTTTTGCCTGCTGATAAAATGGCGGTTATTGTGATGCATAAGATGATGGGTTTGGTTATGTCCGGACATGAAGATGGGTGTATCCAAGTTGTTCAAGCTGCTGTTAGTATTGGCATAGCTATTGAGCAGGAG GTGAGGATTCACAATTTCTTGAAGAAAACTCGGAAGAACAATGCAGGGGACTCACAAGAggaattgaaagaaaaacaattgctTAGGAAACGTGTAAATAGTTTGATTCGAAGGAAAAGGATTATTGATGCACTTAAAGTTGTGAAAAGTGAAGGTACCAAACCATGGGGGCGAGCTACACAAGCTAAG CTTGGAAGCCGTCTGCTAGAACTATTGATTGAAACAGCTTATGTACAACCTCCTCTTACCCAGTCAGGAGACTCTATACCCGAGTTTCGACCTGCATTCAGACACACGTTTAAAACCGTGACCAAATATCCAGG GTCAAAGCTGGTGAGGAGATATGGAGTTATTGAATGTGACTCGCTTCTCCTTGCAGGACTGGATAAGTCT GCTAAGCATATGCTTATTCCTTATGTTCCGATGTTAGTGCCACCAAAGAGATGGAAAGG ATATGACAAGGGTGGTTACTTGTTTTTACCTTCCTATATCATGCGTACTCATGGATCCAAAAAGCAGCAAGATGCACTTAGAGATATTAGTTACAAGACTGCTCATAGAGTATTTGAG GCATTGGATACACTTGGGAACACCAAGTGGAGGGTAAATAGGAAAATACTTGATGTGGTGGAAAGGCTCTGGGCTGATGGAGGCAACATCGCAGGCTTAGTTAATCGTGAAGAC gtTCCCATACCAGAGAAACCATCCTCTGAGGATCCAGATGAAATCCAAGCCTGGAAATGGAGTGTTCGAAAGGCCAACAAGATTAACAGAGAGAGGCATTCTCTAAGATGTGATGTTGAGCTCAAACTTTCT GTTGCTAGAAAAATGAAAGACGAGGAAGGATTCTACTACCCTCACAATCTTGACTTCAGGGGACGTGCATACCCAATGCATCCTCATCTGAATCATCTGAGTTCTGATCTTTGCCGTGGAACCCTGGAGTTTGCTGAAGGACGACCACTTGGAAAGTCAGGCTTGCATTGGCTGAAAATACATTTAGCAAACCTCTATGCAGGTGGTGTTGAAAAGCTCTCACATGATGCGCGTCTGGCTTTTGTGGAAAACCATTTGGATGATATAATGGATTCAGCTGAAAATACTATACATGGAAAACGATGGTGGTTAAAGGCTGAAGACCCGTTTCAGTGTTTAGCTGCATGTGTTATTCTGACACAAGCCTTGAAAAGCCCTTCACCTTATTCAGTAATTTCTCATTTGCCTATTCATCAG GATGGGTCGTGCAATGGTCTACAGCATTATGCAGCTTTAGGAAGAGATAGT TTTGAAGCTGCGGCAGTTAATCTAGTTGCAGGAGACAAACCAGCTGATGTCTATTCTGAGATTTCACGGAG AGTCCATGAAATAATGAAGAAGGACAGCAGTAAGGATCCTGAGTCAAACCCAACCGCCGCATTGGCAAAGATCCTTATCACTCAA GTCGACAGAAAGCTGGTAAAGCAGACGGTAATGACGTCAGTATATGGTGTCACCTATGTTGGAGCGcgtgaacaaataaaaagaagattagAAGAGAAAGGTGTTATCACTGACGAGAGAATGTTATTTGCTGCTGCTTGCTATTCTGCAAAA GTGACCCTAGCTGCTCTTGGAGAAATATTTGAAGCGGCACGTGCCATTATGAGTTGGCTTGGTGATTGTGCAAAG ATAATTGCATCCGATAATCATCCAGTGCGATGGATCACCCCTCTTGGGCTCCCTGTTGTGCAACCCTATTGCAGAAGTGAAAGACATCTG ATAAGAACATCTCTTCAGGTTTTGGCTCTTCAGCGAGAGGGTAACACG GTGGATGTTAGGAAACAAAGAACTGCGTTTCCCCCAAATTTTGTGCACTCACTGGACGGCACACACATGATGATGACTGCTGTCGCATGTCGAGAGGCTGGCCTAAACTTTGCAG GTGTGCATGACTCCTACTGGACCCATGCGTGTGATGTTGACACAATGAACAGAATACTTAGGGAGAAATTTGTTGAGCTTTACAACACACCAATCCTTGAAGAT TTGCTCCAAAGTTTCCAAGATGCATACCCGAATCTCGTGTTTCCTCCAGTACCGAAGAGAGGGGATTTTGATTTAAAGGAAGTGCTCAAATCACAGTACTTCTTCAACTGA